The genomic region CGGAGCGTGTCGTTCAGCCGGGCCCGCGTCAGCACCTGCCGGGCGCGCGCCTGGTCCGCCATGGCCGGGTGGATGGCCCCCTTCTCCAGGGCCGACTGCAGCAGGCCTTCCAGGCGCATCACGTACGCAGAGAGAGTCTCCTGGGGCCGCTGGGCACAGGTCACGAACTTCAGCCGAGCACTCCCCCGGGGGTCCTTGTTCCCAAACACCTGCACCAGCGCGGCCAGGCAGTCCTGGGCAGCCAGCTCGGGATCTTCCGCCAGGAGGCCGCGCAGGAGGTCCAGCGCGGGGCCGCGCAAGCTCTCcaccagcctcctcctcctctccctctcagaCACGTGGCGCCACAGGTGCAGCGTGTGGCTGGCCTGCTCCAGCCAGCTCTCAGAGGACCCTTCCCCGTGGCCCGGCTCTTCCATCCCAGAGAAGGTTCCCAGCTCCTGGTAGCCCATGCTGTCCAGCACGGGCTGCGAGGCCTGCCTCCACTGCTGGGTCCCGGGCCCTGCCTCACCCATGGCGCCTGCCGCTGTCACAACTGCTTCCTCAGGCGCAGCCGTTGCCCCGCCCGTGGGTCCTGCCATACTCAGAAGTCCTGCCAcgcctgcaacatttctgtaacctgcagctccttcctcatctgacTCAGCTCCTGCTTCACCTTCAGCTCCTGCTTGACCCTCAGCTCCTGCTTGACCCTCAGCTCCTTCCgcacctgcagctccttcctcacctgcagctccctcctcacctgcagctccctcctcaccttcagctccctcctcaccttcatctccctcctcacctgcagctccttcctcatctgacTCAGCTCCTGCTTCACCTTCACCTCCTGCttcacctgcagctccttcctcatctgactcagctcctgcctcacctgcaactcctgcctcacctgcagctccttcctcgCCTGCAGCTCCCGCCTCATCTgaggctccctcctcacctgcggctcctgcctcacctgaggctccctcctcacctgcagctccctcctcaccttcagctccctcctcgcCTGCAGCTCCCTTCTCACCTgcacctccctcctcaccttcatctccctcctcacctgcagctcccttctcacctgcacctccctcctcaccttcagctccctcctcaccttcagctccctcctcacctgcagctcccttctcacctgcacctccctcctcaccttcagctccctcctcacctgaaGCTCCcgcctcaccttcagctccctcctcacctgcagctccctcctcaccttcagctccctcctcacctaaGGCTTCCTCCTCACCTGTGTCTCCCTCCATACCTGCGACTCCCGCCTCCCCTGCAGCTTCCTCCTCCCCTGCAGTTCCTGAGTGACCTGCAGTTCCTGCCTCACCCGCCCTGCCAACCACTGCTTGTCCCTGGGGCTGCGCAGGGCAACTGGGTCTATCCTGTGAATCAGCAtcaggggcctggggcaggcagaCCACAGTCCAGGGCCCTCCCTTGCCTGGTATTTGGCGGGGGAGCAAGCTTCGATTTAAACACTCAGCAAACTCGACCAGGGCAACACTCGACCCCAGCTCCTTTCTGTAGACCTTGCCCAGCACTCGGTACCTGCCCAGGGAACGCAGGGCAGCCTGCACAGCCTCCTGGAATTCCTGGTCTTTGCAGTCATCTGGGATTCCCAGGATGAGCAGAGATCGCTGAGCGTTCACGCCCATCGACCTGCACCAGTCCCGCAATACCGCCAGAGCCATCGCCATCTTCGAGGACCTGAGGGTGGGGGGAAGCGATCAAACAGGTGTGCACAGGCTGTTGAAGTGTGGGAATCGGCCTGTGGGTGCAAAGAGGAGAGAATCATGTTTGTGCCACACAGCCCACCCTAGTGCCCCTCACAGCAGCAGCCTGGAGCACCTCCCTGCCCTGTTTGGTTTGTTTGACTTTAGGaaactttttttataaattacatttatttacaagatagaaggctagggacttccctggtggcgcagtggttaagaatccacctgccagtgcaggggacacaggttcgatccccggtccgggaagatcccacaagccgcggagcaactaaccccacacgccacaaccactgaccccagcgctctagagcccacgagccacaactactgagtccacgtgacACAAcctctgaagcccacatgcctggagcccgtgctctgcaacaagagaagccaccgtaatgagaggcctgcgcaccgcaacgaagagtagcccccgctcgctgcacctagagaaagcccgcgcgcagcaacaaagacccaacgcagccaaaagtaaaaataaaatttaaaaataataacaaaagagcaCTTGTTGCGTACGactcaagaaacaataataaagtaaaataaaataatttttttaaaaaagacagatagaAGGCTCGTCACCTTTTCTACATTTCTGCCCTCAGTTTTAGGAAGCTGCCTTTTTCCCAAGGAATTTTTCAAGTCTTCCAATTTGTTAGCATAAACATTTCCATAATGTCCCATAATATTCCCCTATATCCTCTTTGTTAATGTACATCTGATCCGTAACGTTGGCCCTCTTTCATTCCTCATATTGGGGATCAGCGTTCTTTCTATGTTTCCGTGATTCATCGTTCTAGGACTTGCTCGGTTTCCTTGCTCTTTTGAAAGAAGCGCATGGCTTCGTTCACCGTGTCCATAATTTGCTTTCTATCACTGATTTCCTCTCTTAGCTCTCTTATTACttcattttatgtttcctttgctcttcttcttctagcATCTCTCAATGGACTGTTAGCTCACTGATTTTATGTCCTGACTCTTTTCTAACAGAAGCATTTAGAGGAATACAGTTTCCTCCTGTCGCTTTTTGCTGCCTCCCACTAATTTTGGTAAGTTGTGCTTTTTTAGTATTCACTTGGAAACATTTTCTAAGTCCctctgtgatttttctctttgatccatgggtttcccaatatttgaagatatattatCATTAGTACCATCAAATAAAATTCCCCCGTGATGAGAAAACTTATCATGGAAACTTGCAATACTGCTAAATTTATGGAGACTGTTTTACAACTCTGGTATGGCGTGTCCGGGTGAATGTGCAAAGCACCCTCGTAAAGAATCTGTGTACTCTGTGTGGAGGCCAGGGCCttgccctgcccacccacctctgCAATTCCTGTGCCACCCGGACAGAGGCGACCTGAAGCTCTCGATGCCTCATGCAGTGGGCCAGAGCCCCTCCCTGGACCCCCACAAATCCATCTGCCATGGCCAACAGCCTCCACCAGATCACAGCAGCCCCAGCGCCTCCCCCTCTCAGCTTCACttacgcccccccccccgcccccgtggcCAGGCGGCTCCTCCCCGACCCCTCGCACTGCATCCCCTCCAtacaccctcccccacccaccagctGGTGGCGCTCCGCTCTGGGCCCTGGAAGCCGGGCGCCCCGCCATGCGTAGAGGTCAGACTGCCTCTCTCACCTCCCCACACCGGGGAGTCCTCCCCGGAGCACACTCAGCGCCAGGGTCTCTCGCTTCTCGTACCCCAGATGCAGAGCCCACCCGTCTTGCCCCCGCCCACCCGGGAGCCGGAGCCCCCTAACTGCCACGAGcgtcctccccccccaccccacgccccgcCCCGGCGGGAGCTCCCCTAACGCCTACCGCACCCGCGCCCGGGAGTCCTCCCCATCGACCCCCGCCTCAGCCAGGAGTAGCTCCCCCTTCCTCCCGCCACACGCAGCAGCCGCTAGCCCTCCCCTCCCGTCTCGGCCCCGGGGGTGGGGCCCGCCCGTCCCGTCCCGTCCCGTCccgtcctccccacccccgcagccAGTCGTCCTCTCCTCTGGCCCCCAAGGCCGGCCCCACCCGACCAGCAGGAAGCCCTCCACTCAGGCCCCCTCCCCACGCTTAGCCATTAGCCCCACCCTCTGCACCCCGACTCCAGAACGCCCCCCACCAGCCACCCCGGAAGCCAGCGGTCCTCCCCTCTGACCCGCTCACTGGGGGACCCTTCCCTCAGCCCCCCTTCAGCCCGCTACCCTCCGCCGCCGCTCCCCCACTCCCAACCGAGCAGCCCGTAGCCCTCCCCCGACCTCCACTCCTTCCCGGGGCCCCCGGTACCTGCGGAGTCCAGCCCCCGGCAGAGCCCCCGCCTGTCTCCTGACTCGCTCTGACTCTGTGGATGGCTCCGGAGTCCCGCTCACGAGGGGCTGAAGAGCTCGTCTCAGCAGAGCAGCCAGGAACTGTGCCGCCGACTGTCCCAGGCACTCTGTGCGAACGCCACGTGGGCTTCCGGGTGCTCCCGGAAGCCCCAGGAGGATGAGGGAGAAAGTTCTAGACGTCTCTTTACCGAGAAACTGGTTGGATCAGAAGAGCACGTGAGGAGGCGCTCTGCTACGGAAGCAGCAGTAGCCATGCGCACTGAGGGCCTGAGGTCCCAAGGCTTGGCGCCTCCGGAAGCGAAAGACACGCCCATTGGCCTTCCACCAATAGGAAGGCCTCCTGCGAGGCTGCGGAGTTGGGGGAGCGAACTTGGCGATGCAGAGCCCGTTGTGGCAAGTACGTCCATTTGTCTTTACAGGTGGTTTTCTACTGTGATTGATAATGTCATAAACCTATTcttatttctttggtttgttttaacttttgaattttattttatgtatttttttatacagcaggttcttatgagttacccattttatacctattagcatacatatgtcaatcccaatctcccaattcatcaccccccccgcccgcccccaccaTTTTCTCACCTTGGTGCCCATATGTTTGtgctctacgtctgtgtctctatttctgccctgcaagccggttcatctgtaccatttatctaggttccacatatgtgcattaatacacgatatttgtttctctctttctgacttccttcactctgtatgacagtctctagatccatccacatctctacaaatgacccaatttcgttcctttgtacggctgagta from Tursiops truncatus isolate mTurTru1 unplaced genomic scaffold, mTurTru1.mat.Y mat_scaffold_211_arrow_ctg1, whole genome shotgun sequence harbors:
- the LOC117310780 gene encoding paraneoplastic antigen Ma6E-like; this encodes MAMALAVLRDWCRSMGVNAQRSLLILGIPDDCKDQEFQEAVQAALRSLGRYRVLGKVYRKELGSSVALVEFAECLNRSLLPRQIPGKGGPWTVVCLPQAPDADSQDRPSCPAQPQGQAVVGRAGEAGTAGHSGTAGEEEAAGEAGVAGMEGDTGEEEALGEEGAEGEEGAAGEEGAEGEAGASGEEGAEGEEGGAGEKGAAGEEGAEGEEGAEGEEGGAGEKGAAGEEGDEGEEGGAGEKGAAGEEGAEGEEGAAGEEGASGEAGAAGEEGASDEAGAAGEEGAAGEAGVAGEAGAESDEEGAAGEAGGEGEAGAESDEEGAAGEEGDEGEEGAEGEEGAAGEEGAAGEEGAAGAEGAEGQAGAEGQAGAEGEAGAESDEEGAAGYRNVAGVAGLLSMAGPTGGATAAPEEAVVTAAGAMGEAGPGTQQWRQASQPVLDSMGYQELGTFSGMEEPGHGEGSSESWLEQASHTLHLWRHVSERERRRRLVESLRGPALDLLRGLLAEDPELAAQDCLAALVQVFGNKDPRGSARLKFVTCAQRPQETLSAYVMRLEGLLQSALEKGAIHPAMADQARARQVLTRARLNDTLRDTLRRRRLMRRPPGFAGMLRLIQKTEAWDADPASREHFPGQEEARVDVAVLAAAAQAAPAHEAITAGTTAHGTKASPAGEDSTAQAARSKEGSAEDHPAREEASAAVAGTAKAGEAAPEDHGAARAAPEDHGAARAAPGPGETSKASTAAQEDGSAAAPAGLGQAGPSDAPGVPMPGRMGSASPVAPGGPGWEPEGLAQAGGQEAEETPEEGLKPIPEEPGNEDGAAEMSPPGSTSGQ